One genomic region from uncultured Subdoligranulum sp. encodes:
- a CDS encoding carbohydrate ABC transporter permease, producing the protein MDTSAALHAPATLTRGRYSKEELRELHRRMGLAALRRRRIRTGVLITLNVVMALFILFPLLYAVSVSLMPGEELFTMEMNLLSKHPDFGNYLRAWTQVPLLRFVLNSFLVSGCITVGQIITCSLAAFAFSFLNFKGKNVLFMLVMATMMVPGEATIISNYLTVSSMGILDSYLVLILPSLTSAMGIFLFRQFYMTFPMSLYESAKLDGCSNLRFIVSILLPLTKSAIGAMSVYTFINAWNMYMWPLLVTGSQEMRTVQIGISMLDNTDAQSITLMMAGVVSVIIPSMVIFIAGQKQLIRGMFSGAVKG; encoded by the coding sequence ATGGATACCTCCGCTGCCCTGCACGCCCCCGCCACACTGACCCGGGGCCGCTATTCCAAAGAAGAACTGCGGGAACTCCACCGCCGCATGGGCCTGGCCGCCCTGCGCCGCCGACGCATCCGCACCGGCGTGCTCATCACGCTGAACGTGGTGATGGCCCTCTTCATCCTCTTCCCGCTGCTCTACGCCGTCAGCGTATCGCTGATGCCCGGCGAGGAGCTCTTCACCATGGAGATGAACCTGCTGTCCAAACATCCCGATTTCGGCAACTATCTGCGCGCCTGGACCCAGGTGCCCCTGCTGCGGTTCGTGCTCAACTCCTTCCTGGTGTCGGGCTGCATCACGGTGGGCCAGATCATCACCTGCTCCCTGGCCGCCTTCGCCTTCTCCTTCCTCAACTTCAAGGGCAAGAACGTCCTCTTCATGCTGGTGATGGCCACCATGATGGTCCCCGGCGAAGCCACCATCATCTCCAACTACCTGACCGTCAGCTCGATGGGCATCCTGGACAGCTACCTCGTTCTCATCCTGCCCTCCCTGACCTCCGCCATGGGCATCTTCCTGTTCCGCCAGTTCTACATGACCTTCCCCATGTCGCTGTATGAGTCCGCCAAGCTGGACGGCTGCTCCAACCTGCGGTTCATCGTCAGCATCCTGCTGCCCCTGACCAAGTCCGCCATCGGCGCCATGTCGGTGTACACCTTCATCAACGCCTGGAACATGTACATGTGGCCTTTGCTGGTCACCGGCTCCCAGGAGATGCGCACCGTCCAGATCGGCATCAGCATGCTGGACAACACCGACGCCCAGTCCATCACCCTGATGATGGCCGGTGTGGTCTCGGTGATCATCCCCAGCATGGTCATCTTCATCGCGGGCCAGAAACAGCTGATCCGGGGCATGTTCTCCGGCGCCGTGAAAGGCTGA
- a CDS encoding HAD-IIA family hydrolase produces the protein MNKRLFLLDIDGTICRGNALIPGAGDFLQAIRRSGGQYVFITNNSTRSTQDYIRFFRTLGVPSDEHNYLTAGTTTIRYLQEHYAGQHIYALATDSFLKECRHSGLQITTNARDKAITCVLVSYDSALTYEKIKDVCLLLTTRRVDYIATNPDLVCPVDFGYLPDCGAICNMIETATHRRPKFLGKPEPAMVQYALQAAGCAPGEALVVGDRLYTDIACGLRAGVDTALVLSGEATMADVQASTDKPTWIFPSVAELQQAFLPDAAHERALFTMPPAHLAANA, from the coding sequence ATGAACAAGCGGCTCTTTCTTCTGGACATTGACGGCACCATCTGCCGGGGCAACGCCCTGATCCCCGGTGCCGGGGACTTCCTGCAGGCCATCCGGCGCAGCGGCGGGCAGTATGTCTTCATCACCAACAATTCCACCCGCAGCACCCAGGACTACATCCGGTTTTTCCGCACGCTGGGGGTGCCCAGCGATGAGCACAACTACCTCACCGCCGGGACCACCACCATACGGTATCTTCAGGAGCACTATGCCGGGCAGCACATCTACGCCCTGGCCACCGATTCCTTCCTGAAGGAGTGCCGCCACAGCGGTCTGCAGATCACCACCAATGCCCGCGACAAGGCCATCACCTGCGTGCTGGTCTCCTACGACAGCGCCCTGACCTACGAGAAGATCAAGGATGTATGCTTGCTGCTGACCACCCGCCGGGTGGACTACATCGCCACCAACCCCGATCTCGTCTGCCCGGTGGATTTCGGCTATCTGCCGGACTGCGGTGCCATCTGCAACATGATCGAGACCGCCACCCACCGGCGGCCCAAATTTCTGGGCAAGCCGGAACCCGCCATGGTGCAGTACGCCCTGCAGGCTGCCGGCTGCGCCCCCGGGGAGGCTCTGGTGGTGGGCGACCGCCTGTACACCGACATTGCCTGCGGTCTGCGGGCCGGGGTGGACACCGCCCTGGTGCTCAGCGGCGAGGCCACCATGGCCGACGTGCAGGCCAGCACCGACAAGCCCACCTGGATTTTTCCCTCGGTGGCGGAGCTGCAGCAGGCCTTTCTGCCGGATGCCGCCCACGAGCGGGCGCTTTTCACCATGCCCCCTGCCCATCTTGCCGCCAACGCATGA
- a CDS encoding glycerophosphodiester phosphodiesterase, which yields MKQVQVYAHRGASAYAPENTLPAFALAMEQGADGIELDIHLTKDGELVVIHDEKVDRTTNGTGLVKDYTLAELRGLCADNGMEGFSEARIPTLREVLALVKPGNMMVNIEIKTGILWYDGIEEKALRLVQDMGMQDRVIWSSFNHYSIEKVRSLSPQAETAYLFGDIICDVEKYAAAHGVRGLHPGLYNVKMADLLQRYLASGLAVRVWTVNGADDLRWLMEEGADVITNDPRLALEIRRGLTASNA from the coding sequence ATGAAACAGGTACAGGTTTACGCCCACCGGGGCGCCAGCGCCTACGCGCCGGAAAACACGCTGCCCGCCTTTGCGCTGGCCATGGAGCAGGGTGCCGACGGCATCGAGCTGGACATCCATCTGACGAAGGACGGCGAGCTGGTGGTCATCCACGACGAGAAGGTGGACCGCACCACCAACGGCACCGGCCTGGTGAAGGACTACACGCTGGCCGAACTGCGGGGCCTGTGTGCCGACAACGGCATGGAGGGCTTTTCGGAGGCCCGCATCCCCACCCTGCGGGAGGTGCTGGCCCTGGTGAAGCCCGGCAACATGATGGTAAACATCGAGATCAAGACCGGCATTCTGTGGTATGACGGCATCGAGGAGAAGGCGCTGCGCCTGGTGCAGGACATGGGCATGCAGGACCGGGTGATCTGGTCCTCCTTCAACCACTACAGCATCGAGAAGGTGCGTAGTCTGTCCCCCCAGGCCGAGACCGCCTATCTCTTCGGCGACATTATCTGCGACGTGGAAAAGTACGCCGCCGCCCACGGGGTGCGGGGGCTGCATCCGGGACTGTACAACGTAAAGATGGCCGACCTTTTGCAGCGGTATCTTGCCAGCGGGCTGGCCGTGCGGGTCTGGACGGTGAACGGGGCGGACGATCTGCGCTGGCTGATGGAAGAGGGCGCCGATGTCATCACCAACGACCCCAGACTGGCGCTGGAGATCCGCCGCGGCCTCACGGCGAGCAACGCATGA
- the brnQ gene encoding branched-chain amino acid transport system II carrier protein codes for MKKLTLRQLLAVASMLFGLFFGAGNLIFPASMGQLAGRNLWLAAAGFLVTGVGLPLLGVAALGISRAEGLLGLSSRVSRGYGLFFTCLLYLTIGPFFAIPRCATVSYTVGIQRMLPETGQTLALAVFSLVFFAAVLFFSLRPGEILTWVGKVLNPLFLAFLAVLVLRALTAPLGAVSAIEPSGSYAGAALATGLLEGYNTMDALASLAFGIIVVNAIRGLGVEEPGQVARSTVLAGVFSSLLMALIYLLVTVVGAQSRGAFPAAANGGEALAQIAEHYFGAAGALILAATVTIACLKTAVGLITSCSETFVELFPKGPGYRVWAVIFCAVSFLIANLGLNAILNYSTPVLMFLYPLSIVLILLTLGGRLFGNHPTVLRWTIGCTAVAALADLLRTLPEGTRAVLHLEGVVTLAETWLPLCKAGFGWLVPAVIGLVIGLVLRRARR; via the coding sequence ATGAAAAAACTGACCCTACGGCAGCTGCTGGCGGTGGCCAGCATGCTGTTCGGCCTGTTCTTCGGGGCGGGCAATCTGATCTTTCCGGCCTCCATGGGCCAGCTGGCGGGGCGCAACCTCTGGCTGGCCGCGGCCGGGTTTCTCGTCACCGGTGTGGGACTGCCCCTGCTGGGGGTGGCGGCGCTGGGCATCAGCCGGGCGGAAGGCCTGCTGGGCTTGAGCAGCCGGGTGAGCCGGGGCTACGGCCTCTTCTTCACTTGTCTTCTCTACCTGACCATCGGGCCCTTCTTCGCCATTCCCCGCTGCGCCACCGTCTCCTATACGGTGGGCATCCAGCGGATGCTCCCCGAAACCGGTCAGACGCTGGCGTTGGCGGTCTTCTCGCTGGTGTTCTTTGCAGCGGTCCTCTTTTTCTCGCTGCGCCCCGGCGAGATCCTCACCTGGGTGGGCAAGGTGCTCAACCCGCTGTTCCTGGCCTTCCTGGCGGTGCTGGTGCTGCGGGCGCTGACGGCGCCTCTCGGGGCGGTGTCCGCCATTGAACCTTCCGGCAGCTACGCCGGGGCGGCGCTGGCCACCGGCCTGCTGGAGGGCTACAACACGATGGACGCTTTGGCCAGCCTGGCCTTCGGCATCATCGTGGTGAATGCCATCCGGGGGCTGGGGGTGGAGGAGCCCGGCCAGGTGGCCCGCAGCACGGTGCTGGCGGGAGTATTCAGCTCGCTGCTCATGGCGCTCATTTACCTGCTGGTCACGGTGGTGGGCGCCCAGAGCCGCGGGGCCTTCCCGGCGGCGGCCAACGGCGGCGAGGCACTGGCCCAGATCGCCGAACACTATTTCGGCGCCGCCGGCGCACTGATCCTGGCGGCCACCGTCACCATCGCCTGCCTCAAAACGGCGGTGGGGCTTATCACCAGTTGCAGCGAAACCTTCGTGGAACTCTTCCCCAAAGGCCCCGGCTACCGGGTGTGGGCGGTGATCTTCTGCGCCGTCTCCTTCCTCATCGCCAACCTGGGCCTCAACGCCATCCTCAACTATTCCACCCCGGTGCTGATGTTCCTCTATCCCTTGTCCATCGTGCTGATCCTGCTCACGCTGGGCGGGCGGCTCTTCGGCAACCACCCCACGGTGCTGCGCTGGACCATTGGCTGCACGGCGGTGGCGGCGCTGGCCGACCTGCTGCGCACCCTGCCGGAGGGCACCCGGGCGGTGCTCCACCTGGAGGGGGTCGTGACCCTGGCCGAAACCTGGCTGCCCCTCTGCAAGGCGGGCTTCGGCTGGTTGGTGCCCGCCGTGATAGGCCTCGTCATCGGTCTGGTGCTGCGCCGGGCGCGCCGGTGA
- a CDS encoding YbaN family protein → MPLRKLMYLLLGSLGLALGALGAVLPVLPSVPFLLLAAYGFGRSSQRLDRWFRGTRLYRENLADLAAGRGMTRRAKIRIMVTVTLFMAAAFLAMDAVAVGRIVLAFVWVGHVFYFLFGVRTLPDDEEKTDE, encoded by the coding sequence ATGCCTTTGCGCAAACTGATGTATTTACTGCTGGGCAGTCTGGGCCTGGCCCTGGGCGCCCTGGGCGCGGTGCTGCCGGTGCTGCCCTCTGTGCCGTTTCTGCTGCTGGCGGCCTACGGTTTCGGCCGCAGCAGCCAGCGGCTGGACCGCTGGTTCAGGGGCACCCGCCTCTACCGGGAGAACCTGGCCGACCTGGCCGCCGGACGGGGGATGACCCGCCGCGCCAAGATCCGCATCATGGTCACCGTCACGCTGTTCATGGCGGCGGCCTTCCTGGCCATGGATGCCGTCGCCGTGGGCCGCATCGTGCTGGCCTTTGTTTGGGTGGGGCATGTGTTCTACTTCCTGTTCGGCGTGCGCACCCTGCCCGACGATGAGGAAAAAACCGACGAATGA
- a CDS encoding ABC transporter substrate-binding protein produces MKSNKVLTGLMAAALVAVPLAGCSAQATETATADTASTAAASEAEAAAALIGDDFNTLDTNGVKLTFWHSMGGVNGEAMTALVDKFNQENQYGITVEAVYQGSYDDAINKLKSAQIGNMGADLVQIYDIGTRFMIDSGWVVPMQQLIDAAGYDASQIEPNIAAYYTTDAGLYSMPFNSSTPLLYYNKDMFDAAGITEVPTSLEGIAAVGDQLKEKAGTQEVLAMSVYGWWFEQFLSKQGLEMVDNGNGRTAPATKVVFDENGGALNILNAWKELYDGGYAPNVGRSGSDTATTDFTSGKAAMMLGSTASLKQVLQDTGDSFEVGTAYFPGVSDADEGGVSIGGGSLWALNNNDPVKLAATWRFIEFLISPESQAYWNAQTGYFPVTTAAANEDTYKQNMEQYPQFQTAIDQLHASAPQYAGALLSVFPESRQIVETEIEEMLNGTQSPEEAVAAITEQVNDSIETYNLING; encoded by the coding sequence ATGAAATCGAACAAAGTTCTCACCGGCCTGATGGCCGCCGCCCTGGTCGCCGTGCCGCTGGCCGGCTGCAGCGCCCAGGCTACCGAAACCGCCACCGCCGATACCGCCTCCACCGCTGCCGCCAGCGAAGCCGAGGCCGCAGCCGCCCTCATCGGGGACGACTTCAACACGCTGGATACCAATGGCGTCAAGCTGACCTTCTGGCATTCCATGGGCGGCGTCAACGGCGAGGCCATGACCGCCCTGGTGGACAAGTTCAACCAGGAAAACCAGTACGGCATCACGGTGGAGGCTGTCTACCAGGGCAGCTACGATGACGCCATCAACAAGCTGAAGAGCGCCCAGATCGGCAACATGGGCGCCGACCTTGTGCAGATCTACGACATCGGCACCCGCTTCATGATCGATTCCGGCTGGGTGGTGCCCATGCAGCAGCTCATCGACGCCGCCGGGTACGACGCCTCCCAGATCGAGCCCAACATCGCCGCCTACTACACCACCGACGCGGGGCTGTACTCCATGCCCTTCAACTCCTCCACCCCGCTGCTATACTACAACAAGGATATGTTTGACGCCGCCGGCATCACCGAGGTGCCCACCAGCCTGGAGGGCATCGCCGCGGTGGGCGACCAGCTGAAGGAAAAGGCCGGCACCCAGGAAGTGCTGGCCATGAGCGTCTACGGCTGGTGGTTCGAGCAGTTCCTGAGCAAGCAGGGCCTGGAGATGGTGGACAACGGCAACGGCCGTACCGCCCCCGCCACCAAGGTGGTCTTTGACGAGAACGGCGGCGCCCTGAACATCCTGAACGCCTGGAAGGAGCTCTACGACGGCGGCTACGCCCCCAACGTGGGCCGCAGCGGCAGCGACACCGCCACCACCGACTTCACCTCCGGCAAGGCGGCCATGATGCTGGGCTCCACCGCCTCCCTGAAGCAGGTGCTCCAGGATACCGGCGACTCCTTCGAGGTGGGCACCGCCTACTTCCCCGGCGTCAGCGATGCCGATGAGGGCGGCGTCTCCATCGGCGGCGGTTCGCTGTGGGCGCTGAACAACAACGACCCCGTCAAGCTGGCGGCCACCTGGCGGTTCATCGAGTTCCTGATCTCGCCGGAGTCCCAGGCCTACTGGAACGCCCAGACCGGTTACTTCCCGGTGACCACCGCCGCGGCCAATGAGGATACCTACAAGCAAAACATGGAACAGTATCCCCAGTTCCAGACCGCCATCGACCAGCTGCACGCTTCGGCGCCCCAGTACGCCGGCGCCCTGCTCAGCGTCTTCCCCGAGTCCCGCCAGATCGTGGAGACCGAGATCGAGGAGATGCTGAACGGCACCCAGTCCCCCGAGGAGGCCGTGGCTGCCATCACCGAACAGGTCAACGACTCCATCGAGACTTACAACCTGATCAACGGATAA
- a CDS encoding sugar ABC transporter permease, with protein sequence MKALAEKLKGASPYAYLIPCFAIFAMFLFYPFVKTIYLSFFLTDKLGRAKIFVGAENYSDLLTSESFYNSIFVTLIFVVIVVFGSMLLGLIAAVLCSKTFPGIRAFSTAYALPMAIASSGAAMIFKVILNPTIGLFNKITGLDINWISDPRYALICVAVLTAWLNSGINFLYFSAGLGNIDESIYERASVDGANAFQKFFRLTLPGLSPIMFYTLVVNIIQAFQSFGQVKILTQGGPGESTNLIVYSIYRDAFFNYKFGSAAAQSVILFLIIMALTLVMFKIEKKGVKY encoded by the coding sequence ATGAAAGCCTTAGCGGAAAAACTCAAGGGCGCCAGCCCTTATGCCTACCTGATTCCCTGCTTTGCCATCTTCGCCATGTTCCTGTTTTATCCCTTTGTGAAGACCATCTACCTGAGCTTCTTCCTCACCGATAAACTGGGCCGTGCCAAGATCTTTGTGGGGGCGGAAAACTACTCCGACCTGCTCACCTCGGAGAGCTTTTACAACAGCATCTTTGTGACGCTGATCTTCGTGGTCATCGTGGTGTTCGGCAGCATGCTGCTGGGCCTCATCGCGGCGGTGCTCTGCAGCAAGACCTTCCCGGGCATCCGGGCCTTCAGCACCGCCTACGCCCTGCCCATGGCCATCGCCTCCAGCGGTGCGGCCATGATCTTCAAGGTCATCCTCAACCCCACCATCGGCCTGTTCAACAAGATCACAGGCCTTGACATCAACTGGATCAGCGATCCCCGCTACGCCCTGATCTGCGTGGCGGTGCTCACCGCCTGGCTGAACAGCGGCATCAATTTTCTCTACTTCTCGGCGGGGCTGGGCAACATCGACGAGTCCATCTACGAGCGCGCCTCGGTGGACGGCGCCAACGCCTTCCAGAAATTCTTCCGCCTGACCCTGCCGGGTCTGAGCCCCATCATGTTCTACACCCTGGTGGTCAACATCATCCAGGCCTTCCAGTCCTTCGGCCAGGTCAAGATCCTGACCCAGGGCGGCCCCGGCGAGTCCACCAACCTCATCGTCTATTCCATCTACCGCGACGCCTTCTTCAACTACAAGTTCGGCAGCGCGGCGGCCCAGTCCGTGATCCTCTTCCTCATCATCATGGCACTGACGCTGGTTATGTTCAAGATCGAAAAGAAGGGAGTCAAATACTGA